In Mercurialis annua linkage group LG5, ddMerAnnu1.2, whole genome shotgun sequence, a single genomic region encodes these proteins:
- the LOC126681600 gene encoding uncharacterized protein LOC126681600 produces MESRIAETLNQPQTSSFMKNTFQTSAAMIKRYVLTHRRPGEYSFQLHVHFGAYDFCDIQVWFESIFGLRSELLPHSYFVEWWNTLTQSLLHLGRTKEDLVICVFIIWQIWKARNEAVFRKAHWPASLIITKASADQQEYILATQKTSAIHNRQSISISTCVNNSVWLPPPIGFYKVNFDGAIDLNKYIEAIGFVVRDITGKVILARARHFPSVVKPYVVLINAVNSSCTDDRDAGVVLIDIISLISQFSEVRFQYVPRDCNWVAHMVAKQALLDDCFCSNHHLLLDWLSQLC; encoded by the exons ATGGAGAGTAGAATAGCTGAAACCCTCAACCAGCCTCAAACCTCTAGCTTTATGAAGAATACTTTTCAAACATCTGCTGCAATGATAAAAAGATATG TTTTAACACATAGAAGACCTGGAGAGTATTCCTTTCAATTACATGTTCATTTTGGAGCATATG ATTTTTGTGATATACAGGTTTGGTTTGAATCGATTTTCGGATTACGTTCAGAATTATTGCCTCATAGCTATTTTGTAGAATGGTGGAACACGTTAACGCAAAGTTTGCTTCATTTGGGAAGAACTAAAGAAGATTTGGTAATATGTGTTTTTATAATATGGCAAATTTGGAAAGCGCGTAATGAAGCGGTATTTCGAAAAGCCCATTGGCCAGCATCGTTGATTATCACAAAAGCGTCTGCAGACCAACAAGAGTATATTTTGGCAACACAAAAGACATCTGCAATACACAACAGGCAAAGTATTTCCATCTCTACATGTGTCAATAATTCTGTTTGGTTACCGCCACCGATTGGATTTTACAAAGTCAATTTTGATGGTGCTATAGATTTGAATAAATATATAGAGGCTATTGGCTTTGTAGTTCGTGATATTACAGGTAAAGTCATCTTGGCTAGGGCTCGGCATTTTCCTAGTGTAGTGAAGCCATATGTG GTTCTTATTAATGCAGTTAATTCCTCCTGTACCGACGACAGAGATGCTGGAGTGGTCTTAATTGATATCATTAGTCTAATTTCTCAATTCTCAGAAGTTAGATTTCAGTATGTCCCTCGTGATTGTAATTGGGTGGCCCACATGGTGGCCAAACAAGCCCTTCTCGATGACTGCTTCTGCAGTAATCATCATTTACTTTTAGACTGGCTCTCTCAGTTATGTTGA